The Agromyces mangrovi genome contains a region encoding:
- the prmC gene encoding peptide chain release factor N(5)-glutamine methyltransferase encodes MDATWPNDARDLRAVRDDVAQRLLLAGIADAEVDADLLIGHVLGLGRGEVQARMVLGGGLGEADAAALESLVARRAAREPLQHLTGRAAFRSLELEVGPGVFVPRPETEQVAQHAIDALRAVADPEPRAVDLGTGTGAIALAMATEVPHARVWAVEKSPAAFRWARANVRRIGAANLELVFGDLADALTQLDGTVSVVISNPPYIPDDALPRDPEVRLHDPEAALYGGADGLDVVRDVSRTGHRLLRPGGLLVIEHGEQQSAAIGALLAADGWRAVAHHRDLTGRDRATTALR; translated from the coding sequence GTGGATGCGACCTGGCCGAACGACGCCCGCGACCTGCGCGCGGTGCGCGACGACGTGGCGCAGCGACTGCTGCTCGCCGGCATCGCGGATGCCGAGGTCGACGCCGACCTGCTGATCGGCCACGTGCTCGGGCTCGGCCGCGGCGAGGTGCAGGCCCGCATGGTGCTCGGCGGTGGGCTGGGCGAGGCGGATGCCGCTGCGCTGGAGTCCCTCGTCGCCCGGCGCGCGGCGCGCGAGCCGCTGCAGCACCTGACCGGCCGGGCCGCGTTCCGGTCGCTCGAGCTCGAGGTGGGCCCCGGCGTGTTCGTGCCGCGGCCCGAGACCGAGCAGGTGGCCCAGCACGCGATCGACGCGCTGCGGGCGGTCGCCGACCCGGAGCCGCGCGCGGTCGACCTCGGCACGGGCACCGGCGCGATCGCGCTCGCGATGGCCACCGAGGTGCCGCACGCGCGGGTGTGGGCCGTCGAGAAGTCCCCGGCCGCCTTCCGCTGGGCGCGCGCGAACGTGCGCCGCATCGGCGCCGCGAACCTCGAGCTCGTCTTCGGCGACCTCGCCGACGCGCTCACCCAGCTCGACGGCACCGTCTCGGTCGTCATCTCGAACCCGCCGTACATCCCCGACGACGCGCTGCCGCGCGACCCCGAGGTGCGCCTGCACGACCCCGAGGCGGCGCTCTACGGCGGTGCCGACGGGCTCGACGTCGTGCGCGACGTCTCGCGCACGGGGCACCGACTGCTGCGCCCCGGCGGCCTGCTCGTGATCGAGCACGGCGAGCAGCAGTCCGCCGCGATCGGGGCCCTGCTCGCCGCCGACGGCTGGCGGGCGGTCGCGCACCACCGCGACCTCACCGGGCGCGACCGCGCCACGACCGCGCTGCGCTGA
- a CDS encoding HAD-IA family hydrolase, which yields MATVLYLFDFDKTLYAYDFRERLPALARLTGTSEYHLAKSWWSEGHEAAAEAGEYATTDEYLEAFGEVTGTRLTLEQWVDARRAAMTPIPASIAVLRRAAELGTVSLLSNNPIIFRDALPVLAPEVHEILGGNDLVSAALGARKPERRIYTRACDRFGVPPERAFFVDDSGANVRGAVDAGLEAFEFLPIGHGYNTEHLLEAVESFATA from the coding sequence GTGGCGACGGTGCTCTACCTGTTCGACTTCGACAAGACGCTCTACGCGTACGACTTCCGCGAGCGCCTGCCCGCCCTCGCGCGCCTGACCGGCACGAGCGAGTACCACCTCGCCAAGTCGTGGTGGTCCGAGGGCCACGAGGCCGCCGCGGAGGCCGGCGAGTACGCGACGACCGACGAGTACCTCGAGGCGTTCGGCGAGGTCACCGGCACCCGCCTCACGCTCGAGCAGTGGGTGGACGCCCGCCGGGCCGCGATGACGCCCATCCCGGCGTCGATCGCGGTGCTGCGGCGCGCGGCGGAGCTCGGCACCGTGTCGCTGCTGTCGAACAACCCGATCATCTTCCGCGACGCGCTGCCCGTGCTCGCGCCCGAGGTGCACGAGATCCTCGGCGGCAACGACCTCGTCTCGGCGGCCCTCGGCGCCCGCAAGCCCGAGCGGCGCATCTACACGCGCGCCTGCGACCGCTTCGGCGTGCCGCCCGAGCGCGCGTTCTTCGTGGACGACTCGGGCGCGAACGTGCGCGGCGCGGTCGACGCGGGGCTCGAGGCGTTCGAGTTCCTCCCCATCGGCCACGGCTACAACACCGAGCACCTGCTCGAGGCGGTCGAGTCGTTCGCGACGGCCTGA
- a CDS encoding L-threonylcarbamoyladenylate synthase has product MTRIHDTSVGTGLMTGMRLARQALGRGQLVVLPTDTVYGVAADAFDANAVQRLLDAKGRDRTAPPPVLIPGIPTLDALAADVPAPVRALVEAFWPGGLTVILEAQPSLRWDLGETRGTVALRMPDHPIALELLAETGPLAVSSANLSGQPAATTAQAAEEMLGESVEVYLDGGTSGAGYEAVGERPGDLSSTIVDATGLSRTDGRLRIVRAGVITREQIAEVVSEDLMEPVAVVTADAEAPAADAAATAEADAAPEADTA; this is encoded by the coding sequence ATGACACGCATCCACGACACCTCGGTCGGCACCGGCCTGATGACCGGCATGCGGCTGGCCCGACAGGCCCTCGGCCGGGGGCAGCTCGTCGTGCTGCCGACCGACACCGTGTACGGCGTCGCCGCCGACGCGTTCGACGCGAACGCGGTGCAGCGGCTGCTCGACGCCAAGGGCCGCGACCGCACCGCCCCGCCGCCCGTGCTCATCCCCGGCATCCCCACGCTCGATGCGCTCGCCGCCGACGTGCCCGCCCCCGTGCGCGCGCTGGTGGAGGCGTTCTGGCCCGGCGGGCTGACGGTGATCCTCGAGGCGCAGCCGTCGCTCCGCTGGGACTTGGGGGAGACCCGCGGTACCGTCGCGCTCCGCATGCCCGACCACCCCATCGCGCTCGAGCTGCTCGCCGAGACCGGCCCGCTCGCGGTGTCGTCGGCGAACCTCTCGGGGCAGCCGGCCGCCACCACCGCGCAGGCGGCCGAGGAGATGCTGGGCGAGTCGGTCGAGGTGTACCTCGACGGCGGCACGTCGGGCGCCGGGTACGAGGCGGTGGGGGAGCGGCCGGGCGACCTGTCGTCGACCATCGTCGACGCGACCGGACTGTCGCGCACCGACGGCCGGCTCCGCATCGTGCGCGCCGGGGTCATCACGCGCGAGCAGATCGCGGAGGTCGTGAGCGAGGACCTGATGGAACCGGTCGCGGTCGTCACCGCCGACGCTGAGGCACCCGCCGCGGACGCTGCTGCGACGGCCGAGGCGGATGCCGCCCCGGAGGCCGACACCGCATGA
- a CDS encoding MraY family glycosyltransferase, giving the protein MRAFLGLALVTAVVTLVLSIVIWKLSLRYRLYPKIRERDVHTRPTPRLGGIAMFLGIVTAFGVASLVSSSIAPLAIVFADRSQILAILGAALLIVLLGVADDIWDLDWLTKLAGQFLAAGLVAWQGVSILSLPIGGVTVGSSWLSAAVTVFAIVLVMNAVNFIDGLDGLVAGVALIANGTFFVYTYLLVQQTSPTNYFNLASLIAVLVVGACAGFLPLNWHPAKLFMGDAGALLIGLLMATSAIAVTGQINPGSIGAGDLFPAFIPVILPFAVLVIPLLDFTLAVIRRLRAGKSPFSADRGHLHHRLLDMGHTHLHAVLILYAWTGVASVGFLLSFVLPAYTELDRAWAFVFLGVGFVACAALTLAPLTRRRRGALRDDLAGDEELPDDAEARDGRLSTHPTGDR; this is encoded by the coding sequence ATGAGGGCGTTCCTCGGGCTCGCGCTCGTCACCGCCGTGGTGACGCTCGTCCTGTCGATCGTCATCTGGAAGCTCAGCCTGCGGTACCGGCTCTACCCGAAGATCCGCGAGCGCGACGTGCACACGCGCCCCACACCGCGGCTCGGCGGCATCGCCATGTTCCTCGGAATCGTGACGGCGTTCGGCGTGGCATCCCTCGTCTCGTCCTCGATCGCGCCGCTCGCCATCGTGTTCGCCGACCGCAGCCAGATCCTGGCGATCCTCGGCGCAGCGCTGCTGATCGTGCTGCTCGGCGTCGCCGACGACATCTGGGACCTCGACTGGCTGACCAAGCTCGCCGGCCAGTTCCTCGCGGCGGGGCTCGTCGCGTGGCAGGGCGTGTCGATCCTCTCGCTGCCGATCGGCGGCGTGACCGTGGGGTCGTCGTGGCTCTCGGCCGCCGTCACGGTCTTCGCGATCGTGCTCGTGATGAACGCGGTCAACTTCATCGACGGGCTCGACGGCCTGGTCGCGGGCGTGGCGCTCATCGCCAACGGCACCTTCTTCGTGTACACGTACCTGCTGGTGCAGCAGACCTCGCCGACCAACTACTTCAACCTCGCCTCGCTCATCGCCGTGCTCGTCGTCGGCGCCTGCGCCGGGTTCCTGCCGCTCAACTGGCACCCCGCCAAGCTCTTCATGGGCGACGCCGGGGCGCTGCTCATCGGCCTGCTGATGGCCACGTCGGCCATCGCCGTTACCGGTCAGATCAACCCCGGCTCGATCGGCGCCGGCGACCTCTTCCCGGCGTTCATCCCCGTGATCCTGCCGTTCGCGGTGCTCGTGATCCCGCTGCTCGACTTCACGCTCGCGGTGATCCGGCGCCTCCGCGCCGGCAAGTCGCCGTTCTCCGCCGACCGCGGGCACCTGCACCACCGGCTCCTCGACATGGGGCACACGCACCTGCACGCCGTCCTCATCCTGTACGCGTGGACCGGCGTCGCCTCGGTCGGATTCCTGCTGAGCTTCGTGCTGCCGGCGTACACCGAACTCGACCGCGCCTGGGCGTTCGTCTTCCTCGGCGTCGGCTTCGTGGCCTGCGCGGCGCTCACGCTGGCACCGCTCACGAGACGACGCCGCGGGGCGCTCCGCGACGACCTCGCGGGCGACGAGGAGCTCCCAGACGACGCCGAGGCGCGCGACGGTAGACTCTCGACGCACCCCACTGGAGACCGATGA